A part of Pararhizobium sp. A13 genomic DNA contains:
- a CDS encoding NifU family protein, with the protein MFIQTEATPNPATLKFLPGKVVMENGTAEFRDAEEAAAGSALASRLFMIPGVTGVYFGYDFITVTKEDQEWQHLKPAILGSIMEHFMSGQPVMAVQTRAEESDQDGEFFEEGDETIVATIKELLETRVRPAVAQDGGDITFKGFRDGTVFLNMKGACSGCPSSTATLKHGVQNLLHHFIPEVQAVEAV; encoded by the coding sequence ATGTTCATCCAGACGGAAGCCACCCCGAACCCAGCGACGCTGAAATTCCTGCCCGGCAAGGTGGTGATGGAAAACGGCACGGCGGAGTTCCGCGATGCGGAAGAAGCCGCAGCCGGTTCGGCGCTCGCCTCCCGGCTGTTTATGATTCCCGGCGTCACTGGCGTCTATTTCGGCTACGATTTCATCACCGTGACCAAGGAAGATCAGGAGTGGCAGCATCTGAAGCCGGCCATTCTCGGCTCGATCATGGAGCATTTCATGTCCGGCCAGCCGGTCATGGCGGTGCAGACCCGCGCTGAAGAAAGCGACCAGGACGGCGAGTTCTTCGAGGAAGGCGACGAAACCATCGTCGCGACGATCAAGGAGCTGCTGGAAACCCGCGTGCGCCCCGCCGTTGCCCAGGATGGCGGCGACATTACGTTCAAGGGGTTCCGTGACGGTACGGTGTTCCTCAACATGAAAGGCGCCTGCTCCGGTTGCCCGTCCTCGACGGCGACGCTGAAGCATGGGGTGCAGAACCTGTTGCACCATTTCATTCCCGAAGTGCAGGCGGTCGAGGCCGTCTGA
- the miaB gene encoding tRNA (N6-isopentenyl adenosine(37)-C2)-methylthiotransferase MiaB, with the protein MTQETAVLSAKPEMALESSAVRKVFVKTYGCQMNAYDSDRMTDALAKDGYVSTDVMEDADLVLLNTCHIREKAAEKVYSALGRLRELKKKKAGEGREMMIGVAGCVAQAEGDEILRRAPAVDLVIGPQTYHRLPEALKRVKRGERVLETDYAIEDKFEHLPAPDKAKTRARGVTAFLTVQEGCDKFCTFCVVPYTRGSEVSRPVTQIVSEAQRLVDGGVREITLLGQNVNAWHGPGPNGETWGLGELLHRLAAIEGLARLRYTTSHPRDMDDSLIAAHRDLPQLMPYLHLPIQSGSNRILKAMNRRHTTAEYIALIARIKAARPDLALSGDFIVGFPGETDEDFEDTLRLVETVGYAQAFSFKYSTRPGTPGADLEDQVPEDVKAKRLERLQTLLLKQQQVFAEQCIGKTIDLLLEKPGRMPGQLIGRSPWLQSVNVDAKSSQIGDIVTVRITGAGPNSLFAEVVS; encoded by the coding sequence ATGACACAGGAAACAGCAGTTTTGTCCGCAAAGCCCGAAATGGCGCTCGAAAGCTCAGCAGTCCGCAAGGTTTTTGTGAAGACCTATGGCTGCCAGATGAACGCCTATGATTCCGACCGGATGACGGACGCGCTGGCAAAGGATGGCTATGTCTCGACCGACGTCATGGAAGACGCCGATCTGGTGCTGCTCAACACCTGTCACATCCGCGAGAAGGCGGCCGAAAAGGTCTATTCGGCGCTTGGCCGCCTGCGCGAGCTGAAGAAGAAAAAGGCAGGCGAAGGCCGCGAAATGATGATCGGCGTCGCCGGCTGTGTCGCCCAGGCGGAGGGTGATGAAATCCTGCGCCGGGCGCCGGCCGTCGATCTCGTCATCGGCCCGCAGACCTATCACCGGCTTCCCGAAGCCCTGAAGCGCGTCAAGCGCGGCGAGCGCGTGCTCGAGACCGACTACGCCATCGAGGACAAGTTCGAGCATCTGCCGGCGCCGGACAAGGCAAAGACCAGGGCAAGGGGCGTCACCGCCTTTTTGACGGTCCAGGAAGGCTGCGACAAGTTCTGCACGTTCTGCGTCGTGCCCTATACGCGCGGCTCGGAAGTCTCCCGCCCGGTCACCCAGATCGTTTCCGAAGCGCAGAGGCTCGTCGATGGCGGCGTGCGCGAAATCACGCTGCTCGGCCAGAACGTCAATGCCTGGCATGGCCCCGGCCCGAATGGCGAAACATGGGGGCTCGGTGAGCTTCTGCACCGTCTGGCGGCGATCGAGGGCCTCGCCCGTTTACGCTACACCACCAGCCACCCGCGCGATATGGACGACAGCCTGATCGCCGCGCATCGCGACCTGCCGCAGCTGATGCCCTATCTGCACCTGCCGATCCAGTCGGGCTCCAACCGTATCCTGAAAGCGATGAACCGGCGCCACACGACGGCGGAGTACATCGCGCTGATTGCCCGCATCAAGGCGGCGCGACCCGATCTTGCGCTGTCTGGCGATTTCATTGTCGGCTTTCCCGGCGAGACCGACGAGGATTTCGAGGATACACTGCGGCTCGTCGAGACAGTCGGTTATGCACAGGCATTTTCCTTCAAGTATTCGACCCGTCCGGGGACGCCGGGTGCCGATCTTGAAGATCAGGTGCCGGAGGACGTGAAGGCCAAGCGACTGGAAAGATTGCAGACTTTGCTGCTGAAGCAGCAGCAGGTCTTTGCCGAGCAGTGCATCGGCAAGACCATCGACCTGCTGCTGGAGAAGCCGGGCCGCATGCCGGGCCAGTTGATCGGCCGCTCGCCCTGGCTGCAGTCGGTGAATGTTGATGCAAAGTCATCGCAAATCGGTGACATTGTCACTGTACGAATCACTGGTGCGGGCCCTAACAGTCTGTTTGCCGAGGTGGTAAGCTAA
- a CDS encoding lysophospholipid acyltransferase family protein, which translates to MINWLRVTLCMTLLFVATLVLLPMQLVFLWLDTPRRRRLPRLWHRMACRLVGIRVRVHGMPDRQRPLMLVSNHASWKDILVLGSIADVVFVAKSDVKAWPVFGVLARLQKTIFIERDQKRTTGNQVNEIGKRLADGEIVVLFPEGTTSDGNRLLEIKTSLFGAAASAVPLSPTGVVHVQPVAIAYTGIHGMPMGRYHRPIAAWPGDIALAPHLLGILYEGAVDVDVIFGEQITYTPESNRKAVSRQVEKSIRSMLALKLRGR; encoded by the coding sequence GTGATCAATTGGCTGCGCGTCACGCTCTGCATGACACTGTTGTTTGTCGCGACGCTCGTCCTGCTCCCGATGCAATTGGTCTTTCTCTGGCTGGATACGCCGCGGCGGCGCAGGCTTCCGCGTCTCTGGCACCGAATGGCCTGCCGCCTGGTCGGCATCCGGGTCCGCGTCCACGGCATGCCGGACCGTCAGCGACCGTTGATGCTGGTGTCAAACCATGCGAGCTGGAAGGATATCCTCGTTCTCGGCTCGATCGCCGACGTGGTGTTCGTTGCCAAGTCGGACGTGAAGGCCTGGCCGGTCTTCGGCGTGCTCGCCCGGCTCCAGAAGACGATTTTCATAGAACGCGACCAGAAGCGCACCACCGGCAATCAGGTCAACGAGATCGGCAAGCGGCTGGCCGATGGCGAGATCGTCGTTCTGTTTCCCGAAGGCACGACGTCCGACGGCAACCGGCTGCTCGAAATCAAGACATCGCTGTTCGGCGCCGCGGCGTCCGCCGTGCCGCTGTCCCCGACGGGTGTCGTGCATGTCCAGCCGGTTGCCATCGCCTATACCGGCATTCACGGCATGCCGATGGGACGCTACCACCGGCCGATTGCAGCCTGGCCCGGCGATATCGCGCTGGCACCGCATCTGCTTGGCATCCTTTACGAGGGGGCCGTCGATGTGGACGTTATTTTCGGCGAACAGATCACCTATACGCCGGAGAGCAACCGTAAGGCGGTCAGCCGGCAGGTGGAGAAGAGCATCCGTTCCATGCTGGCGCTCAAGCTGCGCGGCCGCTGA
- a CDS encoding N-acetyltransferase → MSLTDYFIRKPEFEIVTLEADDLPKAAAIHKLRFTSPWSDGELHSLLVQDTVFGFIARQSNASARPLTGGFVLSRVAAGEAEILTIGVDPRFSRLGLGWRLMRAALREARDQAAEAVFLEVDETNVAAIGLYRKLGFVDVGKRRAYYQGAGGNRTAALVMRLDLG, encoded by the coding sequence ATGTCGCTGACTGACTATTTTATCCGCAAACCCGAGTTCGAAATCGTCACGCTGGAAGCGGACGACCTGCCGAAGGCAGCTGCCATTCACAAGTTGCGCTTCACATCCCCGTGGAGCGATGGCGAACTGCATTCGCTGCTGGTTCAGGATACTGTCTTCGGGTTTATCGCACGCCAGAGCAATGCCTCTGCGCGGCCTTTGACCGGCGGCTTCGTACTGTCGCGCGTCGCCGCCGGCGAGGCGGAAATCCTGACGATCGGCGTCGATCCGCGTTTTTCGCGCCTGGGCCTCGGCTGGCGGCTGATGCGGGCAGCCCTGCGCGAGGCGCGTGATCAGGCGGCAGAGGCGGTCTTCCTCGAAGTCGATGAAACCAATGTTGCTGCCATTGGCCTTTATCGCAAGCTCGGTTTTGTCGATGTCGGCAAAAGACGGGCCTATTATCAGGGTGCCGGTGGCAACAGGACAGCAGCCCTTGTCATGCGCCTCGATCTTGGCTAG
- the tsaB gene encoding tRNA (adenosine(37)-N6)-threonylcarbamoyltransferase complex dimerization subunit type 1 TsaB: MIVLAIDTAGTGCFAAVYDSTADKVLASAGADIGRGHAEQLLAFIDQALAESGKTLSDIDRIAVTIGPGSFTGIRVGVAAARGFALALGVPSVGVSILAALAKSAAEKHPGRPVLAAMDAKRDELYCQIFEAAGAPRTEAQIVELGDARHMFAGFDGVICGSATRHLTDAPLPDVAQIDVADIGTVARLGVVADPSLGKPSPLYLRGPDVRPQAGFAVARA, encoded by the coding sequence ATGATCGTTCTGGCCATCGATACGGCTGGGACGGGTTGTTTTGCAGCCGTTTATGACAGCACCGCCGATAAGGTACTGGCATCTGCCGGCGCCGATATCGGCCGTGGTCATGCTGAGCAACTGCTGGCTTTCATCGATCAGGCACTTGCCGAAAGCGGCAAGACCCTTTCTGACATCGATCGCATTGCCGTCACCATCGGTCCCGGCTCCTTCACCGGTATCCGGGTCGGTGTTGCCGCGGCGCGTGGCTTCGCTCTGGCCTTGGGTGTGCCTTCCGTCGGTGTTTCCATCCTCGCAGCGCTTGCCAAATCCGCGGCTGAGAAGCATCCGGGACGGCCGGTCCTTGCCGCAATGGATGCGAAACGTGACGAACTCTATTGCCAGATATTCGAGGCGGCCGGCGCTCCGCGGACCGAGGCGCAGATCGTCGAGCTTGGCGATGCGCGGCACATGTTCGCGGGGTTCGACGGCGTCATCTGCGGCTCCGCCACCCGGCATCTTACCGATGCTCCCTTGCCGGATGTGGCACAGATCGACGTCGCCGATATCGGTACTGTGGCACGGCTTGGTGTCGTTGCCGATCCGTCGCTGGGCAAGCCGAGCCCGCTGTATTTGCGCGGGCCGGACGTGAGGCCGCAGGCCGGCTTTGCCGTGGCGCGGGCGTAA